The DNA segment TGGTTCCCACATGTTCTGCACAGTctactctttttttgttttttaaatacttctagTCCTTACATATGGAGAGTAGCTACAACCCTTACTTCCCTCTGTCAACAAGCTCCATAAAAATAAGAGCTTCCACCTCACCAAATTTCATTAAGGTGTCACTTCTTATCACTACCAACATATTCAGTGGTTATGcaggagagagagcagagcccaAAGAATCAGGACTTGAAACTGCTGctaaagaaataatgaaatcaGTAAGAGATGAAAACTGGTAAGAACAGGAAGGGAAATGAGTGAAGGGGAGAGAAGTTAACAGTACTTCTAAAAAGATAATCCTGAGCTCCCATTTGGCAACACTGAAGGAGTGATTGGAATCTCACAAATGCAGTGGGGCAGCgctcagacacacacagggcacCCAGGGACTTCAAGGGCACTTAGAAGTGATGTTTGATGCAGGCTGAACATTGCACACCAAACACAAGGACCTGCTGGGGGGGAAGTTgtctgtgtgtgggtgggtttggactTTCTCATTTGCTGACTATAAATAACTGCAAATAGCCAGATTAACCAAGGAGTACATGATTCAGCAGTGGCTAAATGGGATAAAGTCTGGCAGATACATTTGtaagaaaatactattttgaaGGTCCTtagttttttcttcaaatttcaaTTTCTCAAGATTGTGtaacacaaaaaccccccaaagcaGCTCCCTCACAGCCTTGCTGTAAAGGCAAACCTACGTATTGTGCAATTCATATTGAAATTTCAGCAGAATAAAAACCACATTCAAAGTAAAAGAAACTTCTTTCTCAGCTATGACTTACAGGATGGTTCTGGGCACAAGCTTATGGCTGTATTGCTGAGACCACAAGGTCTTTTGCCTGTATTTTGAGTTGAGGTACTTTTAAAACAGGATTTCCGAGAAGGCAACATCCAAAGTTTTGAACTGatcattttgttttccctggagGTTTAAGCAGGCAAGAGTGTAACACACATTCATTCTTCAGGTTCTTTGTaacattttcctattttaacACTTGGTACAAATGACGTATTAATTCAATAGTTGTGGTTTAAGGGCTTTTTAATACCAACATTCAGAACGTTGCTGTTGTGGCAACTTCAGTATGATAAACTGGTTTATTAGTTGGGAGGATAAGCAGCCAGGACACAAACAGATCTCCTCCTCTGTGTACATAGAGATCACAGTGCTCTTGAATGACATTTTATAACTCAAGTTAAAATCTAGCTTACAAAGACTTCTGTAAATATAGCAGAAATAGTTAATTTAAATTGAAGTTATGCTGCCCATAGAAGAGTAAAAATTCTAAGCATAATCTGTGGAAAGGTTTCTAAATAATATTGTATAAATCCAAATTATTGGCTTAAAAAAAGGTGGTAAAAAATTGTATTCTTCAAAtactgaagaaacagaaagtaaaatagTTTGATTTTCTATGGTTTTAAGAAGTAGTACCCaccacaaagacaaaaaaaaagatgataaaATCTAAGTTGGAACAATTTAATGTTTAACATTACAATGAAGGACTTGCAGACTTCTTCTACAAGACTTGAAAACAGGGCTCCAATTACTTTTCATAGACCACACCTCTGTCCTTCTACATAAGACAGTGAAAGGGCAAGTGTCTTAGAGAAGCTCTATTTGCACAGAAAGCTATTGAAAGAAATTCCTCTCTAGCTattaaaaattctgtgatttgtaAGTATTGATTGAACAATACCTCTGAAAAACGACAATATTATTTAAACAGAGATGAGGTTCAGTTTTTTTTAACGGCATCCTTTCAAGAACCACAACCTTTTGCATTTAATGAAGTTCCCGTTTATCACCAAACAGGATCTGAGGTAGGTGTGTACCCAACTCGTGCTTCTGTCTCTTTGTTTAGTTAAAGGGTGTGTTGGCCTCACACAGTTCTGTTTGAATAAACAGAGAACTGTGCACAATCAAATGCAAACCCTCCCTTTTGACGTCAAATATTTCCCAAGATAAACAGTAATGGTTTATGTGCTTTATGAACCTGCATCTCCTGGGATATTTGTGGccaaaaaaatagagaaataccAAATTTTTTACTGAAGCACAGTTCACTTGAAAACAAGATAAATGGAAGCACCTCCTGTTACACTGGAAGGTCCTCACTGTGCTGTCTTACCTTGCAGTACTTCCATCGGAAGAACAGTCCAGGCATTTTCCAGATAGGAGATGTAGATGTATCGTGCTGTGTTACAGGCAAGACCAATATAAAGCACTCTAGagtaagcaaggaaaagagaagtcAGGAGAGTTTGCACTTTCCCTTTCTGGCATGTTATAATACAACTTACTGGTTCAGAAGTTATTTGCATGGGTACAGTCTGCCAGTCTGAAGCATTCGCTCAACATGAAATACATCCTTTAAGTCCTACACCCAAACATAAACTCTCCTCTTGCCCACTCCAAACACGTATTCAAAAtcctaacagaaaaaaaaataaatcaaagagaGAGCAGATCCACTGAGCTTTTAACTAAGCTCTGTAGTTCCATGCCATGCTCTGCACAGGACTGTATTTCAGAGAGACCATTTCTAAGTGCATTCCTTTCCAAACAATGTTCTTTTCTAATCATCCAGAGATTCATCCTGCCATTTCAGTGTAAGCCTGGAGCAGGTTTGtattacagaaattaattttaccccaattaatataaatttataGTCCCAGTATCTGAAAACTGTTCAGAACTACTCTAAAACACATCCCACAGAAGCAATATGGTTTATAACAACATGCCTCAGGATAAAACTTAACCATCCTGTTGAAAAGCAGCAGATGCTGCATCTCAGaatttggagaaagaaaagctcctacaacagtttttaaacaacaaaagaaaaagactcTGCAGTGCATTTCCCACAGTACATTTAACCTGATGACTTCTCACTTCCAGCTGTCACATTTAGCACAGCTTCCCTCCAGGGTGCTCATTCCTCCAGCTATCTTTCTCTTTAGGTTTAGATACATCTAAGGAAACAAAGACTTAATTCAAAACATGTTTACCTCTGAGAAAAGATGCTATTGCAATATTTAAAGATTGTTTTCAGGGATGAGGATAATTTATTGTCCAAACATGGCTTCTTGGTTGACCCGTGGTTTGGTACAAGTGAAAGAAATGAACTTGATAATCCAGGCAAAGCACTGACGCTGTGAAAAGGCTCGTTATTCTTTGTGCTGCCTTTTTAGTTATTTATTCTACAAAGGCAGATTCAGATTTAATTAAATGGTCCAGAGCCACTAAAAAACTAAAGTCAGACACAATCACACAAATGCAGAATCTTGCTGATATCTGAGGTCTCCAAACACACGTGCTGACAGCGAACCAGCACTGCAGTTCTCATTGTGTCAGTGAGATCAAAAACACAAAGTTCTACAGACAGGGCCATGCATTTCACACCAACATGAATTTACTTTCAGCAAGTGGGGTAAGCTTGCAGAAAGTCATCCCACCCCAGTAACACATcaaacccagctgtgctgcttccagATGCATGTGAGGTCCATGAATAGCTGGTTTAAGCTGCCTTTAGGCAACACAAGCCCAAGCATTCATGTGAGAAAACATGGGAAGCCATGAAAAAGTTTGCTATTATACAATAAAGAGAACAAACTTGTTCTTTGTGTTATGCATCATAAATTTCATCTCGTCCTTTAATTAATGCCTTCTGTTCCAGACAAATAACTTGATTCCTTTCATAGCCACAACTTAATATAGTTCTTATGTACAACCACATTTCTGAGTGTTAGGACATACTGGCCACAAAAGGTAACGAAACACGTAAGATCTGCAGGCTCCTGTCTTCATTCCCCTACTAGAAAGGCCCAGAGTGATGCAGACTCCAGGGGTACAAATACTTGTATCCTCCATATACTCGTTTTTCCTCATCAGTAGTACAGATAGGCTCAGCTCTCTGCTTAGGAGCTGTTCTTGGCAGCTTAATTTCACTTTTGTCTATCAAAAACAGTCTGTTCACCAAGAACTTTCTTCCCACCTCAGCTGTTTCCCATCACAGCCAATCCAGAGCTGTGAAAAGGTCTTCTCCACTATCACACTCATCTACCTGTGCTTTTCTGACATGTGACGTTTCCAGAAAGATTTGGATTCAGAGTTTAAGAGCAGCAATTTAGTCAAGTTTTGCCTCTTAATTTGTCAGAATATGTACAGAGTTTTAGgtaaattacattttatgaCGATTTCTATAATTATGGTTCTGGAGGGGTATGCCACAAAAACTTTTGTGTATTTATGGAGTCctttcaaaaatgtatttaaataatcACTTAAGACTCTTTATCAGACCTACATGGAAAATATAGAGATTTTCCTTATGAACCCTATATGCAGTATCCATAAAGACACATATTCAATTCACAGGTTGAACATTTAAAGCACTCAATCTATATTTATGTTAAGCTGTTTACAGCCATGACCACCAGTCTCTGCTTCCCATAAAAACACATGCTGGAATTGTGGTCAGACAAACATATTCAAGCTTAACCTCAAGTAGGAGGTTATTTTCAGAGCTTAACATCATCTTCCTAAAGTCAGTGGCACATATGAGTGTTTCTACACAGGCTGCCATTTGACCATGGGGGTCTAAGTATTTGATAGCCAGTTTTGTACACTTTTTTCTTgcaatatcatagaatcatagaatggtttgggttggaggcgaccttaaagatcacccagttccaatacccctggcacaggcagggacatgattcactagaccaggttgctccaagccccatccagcctgaccttggacacttccagggatggggcagccacagtttctctgggcactctgtgccagcctcaccaccctcacagtaaagaatttcttcttaatatcctCTCAAAGAAACACGAGGAGCATGTAcaacatatgcacacacatgcagtGCTCAGGTGTATGAACAGCAGGGCTAGTGAAGTCAGAAACTGGGCATTTTAATCAGCACATATTTAATATGGTCATGCTTAAAATGTTTGGACAATCATTTGAGTGTTAGTTAATCCTGTGAAAACAGAATAGGTTTCACACTGTTTTAAGGCCTTATATACCAACACATACAATGGTAGAAACAGAAAACTTCACAGGGCTTGAAAAGGGAAACTGAACTTCTGTCTGACAAGGTGTAAAGCCTGTTTTCTTTAGTTCTACAAAGGACAGCCAACAGCATTTCCTCTTGAGTACCAGAACTGAATGCACTGTCACAGGATCATGTCTGTCTTCAACAAATTAGGACAGGAAATAAAGACTGAATAATAAACATTCAAGTAAATACAGCAGAAAGACTGTCTACATCTAGGAGTCCAACAACCCAGAAGAAAGGAATTTTGAGCTATTAAAACATACCAATCCCAAATCCTTCTGGCTAAGACTGTTCCAGGAAGGATAAACAGTTGGAGGCTATTGGCTGTTATTAGTGGGAAAATGAGTACCTGTACTACAAGGCAGCAGTCAAGACATGCACAGAACTATCAAAGAATGTCTCCTCTCAAACACACCATGCATTATACGAAGTTCAGGAAGTACAAGAACACAAACAACCAGGAAGAAACATCTCAAAGTGTGATGACTAAATACAAGTAAGCATTAGATAACATTAAAATATGACTAATGTGCATTTCCCAGATGTAGGTACAGAGAATGCTGTTTCATGGCAAATAGGAACTGGTGTTAGAACAATTCTATCTTGATCCTGTCTTGGTTTCATAGGCTTAAcagtgcaagaaaaaaaaatgaaaaaggggGAGTTAATCCCATACATAATCCTTCCTTTCACTGGACAACACTCCTATCCCTTCTATTTCATCTTATTCACAACCCTACcactcttttgtttttcattccctCCTTAGTTAAAGTCTAAGGCTGAATTTTGTACTATAATGATATACATTGAAAGTGCACACCCAAACTATCTTTAGCTATCAAAACTGTGATCTGTTCTCACCACTCCTCCATCATCATGTCCTTCCTCCAGTCTTTGCATGCAAGGTGTCATTTTCTGTTACTAATTATTGTCAAATTCAGAGATTAGAAGACTGACTCAAAGTAAAGAGATCCTCCTCagtttaaaataagaaaaaacaccaCATCTTTTAAGTAATCTCTTAAACTATTGTGCTAAgcatttcaaacatttttagtAGAGGTCAAATGAATGAAACAATTTATCCCAATAAAGGcaaaacaaagagcaaaaccaCAGAACAGAATGCAAAACAAGAACAGTgcaaacagtttaaaaaatactcaCATCTCAATGACTGTGTAATTATAAACGGCATTTGGAAAGGATATGATGCTAACAagacacagagctctgtgctcagctgcACAAAGCACCtgaatacatattaaaaaaacatcTTTATGACTTCATTAACTCAGATTCCCCCCAAGCTTTCCTACCCTgagctttattttaaagaggAGTGAAGGGATTTAGAACATGTGGAAAATAGGCCAATTGTGAATTTAGTGGAAAACAACATTCACAAACATTCTGGAAGCAGTCAAGTTCACTTACACGAGGCAAAAACTACAGGAGGAGCCCTGAAGCCATCTCGCTTCAGTAGCTGCAACtaaaggaggagaggagagcaaGCCCTGAACTGGTAAGTGACACTGCCAGGCTGCAACCTCATTCTGCCAACACCCAGAGTCTGATTACGAGGGCATGTGCACAGGAGGTGCTCACCTCACTTCCTCATCTCAtccttctcccctcccagccagcaactgACACCTTTCTAGGCCACTGTGGGGCAAAGAACTGCCCTGCAAGGGGAAACAGGCTAAAAGCACAAGGTGTCCAGAATGCTGCTACTCacaggaaaaaacctgaaaaattaatGGTATTTATATGTCAAAACAGACAATCCTTGAGTGGGAGGCAATTTGTAAAGATCTCCAACACAGCACTGCATCGGAGAACTAGAATGTCTCCTGGAACCATCTGCAAGAGGTTATAGTGCCAGGCACAAAGCACATACTAACATGCAACTCCAACACACATGAAGCATTTCAGAGTATCTTCAACTCCTGAAATAACAAGAACTCCATCACATGAGCCACGTAACTGgacttggaattttttttaaaaaaagagaaataaaggatTAGCTTGAATTTCAGTTTGTAGCACAAGGCTGAGCCTGAGAATCATCACTTTTTGTTTAGCTCTTTACTGATTGCTCTGATCTTACCTGATGTGACCAACCAATTCAATGAGTTTGTGGCTGAAGAAGTAGGCAGTGAGTTCAGACACGTGACTGAGCACAGAACAAACTCCAAAGAGAGTGGTGGTGCCATTCAGGTCTTCCAagtgccagtacagaaaggtGAACACAAAGCCATATCCAAACCCCATGAACCATGCCACGAAGAGCACAGAGCCGTACTGGATACTACACAGCAGTTTTATTAGGTCCCAAAAACTGAAAGACTGCGACTGGCTCGTACTGGTAGGAGTGTTATCCGAGGATTCATTGGAGGCATTTCTGTCTACTTGTGAGATTTCCACCTCTTTTGTCTTATTTTCATCTTGCTTGAAGTGCGTATAATGGAACCGAAACTGGGTGGCCACAATTAACGCCATTGTCATCAGGACACCAAAAACAATGAAAACGATCCTGTAGTTCTTGTACTCAGGAGCTTTACATCCTTGACCTTCAATGGCAACTTCTGAATGAGTATAGTCAATGCCAATTCCCACGGAGAGCATggccagcccccagcccagagacccccacatTCGCTGCAATCCATAGCGGTCTCTGTGTTTGCCAAGGTACTGCAGAGTTATGGTGTCCACAATGGTAACAGAGGAAGCACTGAAAAATTCTCCTATTATGACAACCAGCAGAATGAGCAGAAAGATGGCCTCTACTTCTTGCTGATCATAAACAAGCACAGCTTGGTCAGAAGGCATTGGCTTCGTGCTGATGGAAGCTGGGGTGGTACTTGGAGTCGCGTTCCCCGGCGAGGCTGGGCTGGTGGTGGCATTTTTCACAATCAAATGGGTACTGTTTTCCAAGATAAAATCCACATCGCTGCTCTGTGTGGGTAACAGGAATGTTATTTCAGCATTAGCTGTCCCTGTTGTTTCCAAAGTGACTGGACTGGAAGTGAGCAGGTCCCTCTTCCCACGAACTTTTGGGGATGTTGTGCTCACTGTGGTCAGCAGAGAGGACACCGAGGCATTTTGTGAAGCTGTTGTTAAAAGGCTGCTTGAATtggtgggatgtgctgggggaaGGCCTTTTGGGATACACCTTAAGGTGGCTGGTCTCACAAATCCAATCCCCAGGttaaataaaacccaacacaaCAGCGAAAACAGGAGGACAATCTTGCCTTTCTTGAAGCGATCTGCCACCACTCCCCAGAAGGGAGCACTGCAAAACTCAATGAAGTACCTGATGCCCACCAGGAGTCCACTCTGGCTGGGTGACATACCCAGCTGCTTGTAATACACGGGCAGCAAGGGGTACAGAGAGCCATATGcagaatagaagaaaaaatagaagacctttgagatcaGAAGATCGTTGTTTATTTTGACACAGTGCTTTTCTAACCAATCCAGCTCTTCATCTGGGACAGTGGTTGCCTCCGTCGAAGGGGATTCATTATTGGGTGGCAAGTCTTGATCCTTGGCAACGCCATTGAAAGGATCAGCAAGCACATactttctcttttgttcttcttcATCATCAGTTAGAATGGCAACCTTATCATCAGCTGCCATGGTTTACCAGAGCATCCAGCACCTGTTGGACTCTCAAGGAACCAGGGCTATCctgcaaacaaataaaacacaacacGGTCAAGGTGCCACACAGGAACAGACCTGCACTCCCAGCCATCAAGAACAAAGACAGCTTCTTTTTTGTAAGTGACACTCCTCAGCATGCAGTACCAGGCTGGGGAAGGCCATGTGTCTAGACTAGTGGTACATGGTACCatcaataaaaatgtgttttatgaCCAATTCTATGAAGTTCTCCCAACAGCAGCTTTAACACTGGGCAATAAAACATCTTTCATGTTTAGGACAGAGAATAATTTATGTATTCAAAGATTCTGTGGCATTTAAGTGCTACCATTTGCAAGTCTCTTCTTTCAAATTGTCTTTTCTCCCCCAAGGctaattgctttattttcagtattccCCACTACACCAAACAATCACCATGATTTCATGATGAAATAATGCAGTCACATATACATCCAGGTATTTTTAATCACTAAACCAAATTATTATCCAAAGCCTTATGATGGCCTTTCAAAGGCTCATCACTCTCCCCTTGAAACATGATTTTCTACGCACTCCACAGTCACACCAGGAATCAGCTGAGCTTCTAGGCTAAATGGCAAGAGAGGTGGGAATTAGGATGAGGATTTGAGGTTGAAATTAGGATAACAATCTCAAAGACATCAAAGACCTGGGAGCAAAAACCACAGGGACAGACCCTACCACGGTGTCTTCAAGTCAAATTCTGAACTTGAAGTGGATTGGGAGGTAACTGTACTACAGCTGCCCACACTTATCCTTCCCAGACATAAAAGACCACAAAACTGACAAGCAACACTCAAAAATAAATTCACCAGTCCTTAAGACCTTGAGCTGACCAAACAGctttcacatttaaaaacatCAATCCATTCCACTAAGCTAGGCTAGCTAAGAAAAGCTTCCCTTTCAAGGAAtaaaaaccagctctgccagcagggTATCAGGTCAAAATCATTACCAGAAACTTATTTTCACTCTATTGGTATCTGTAAATTTAACCTAGGAAGATTAGCTCATTGGATTAGTGTTATTATCACACAGGAACTTTTTGAAGGACCAGTatttgaaaaaagaattttatttcagaagaacaTGAAATTTCTCTAAGAGCACCAGATTTATGATGTGGACCTTCTCTAGGAATTTGAAGCTGGACaggatgatccttgtgagtccaTTCCAAATCAGTATATTGTATGATTCTAGAAATACTTTTTTGCAAGTCTGCACTTTATTCCAAGTAGAAGAGTGCAATGAAATCAGTCTTTCAAAACTCAACTGAAAGCCCAATATGATCCCCTTAAAATGAGTCATTCACTGATATATTCAGTGcctttaaattaattaattcatcatTATTTAAACACTGTCAATGGATTTGCAAACTGATACAAGGCTAATAACAGAAAAGAGACCAACCTTCACTAGTATGTTAAATTAATTGTTTCTTATTGATTCATTATACACATAATGGATGACAGAACAAGGCAGGGATATTACtaaaagcaacagtttgttAAAATAATCTAAACCTTACACAGTTCAGTGATAGATGAGTCTAAAAACACCATCATTAAACTCCTAAACACTCGTaaggtttgtgtgtttttcacttttaaatgtCATTTCTATGGGATACTATCTATGAGGATCTCTGGTTTCACTTAGGGAGAAAAGGGTGCATAAAAATCTTGGAACCTTAAATATTCACATATTCAAGGTCAGAAGGTAATAAAAAGAATGCCAGCACATACACATGTTTCAGGgggttttcttcagtttcttccGAGACAAccagattaaataaaaaaaagtatgtCAATTGTTAAAAGATTGGCCAGTCCTAATTAAGTTATTAGAACTGTCAAATGTGAAAGCACATTTTCTTGCTCTTACCTGCTAACATCAAAAGTCACATGAACCAAAACCCAGCATTTGTCAGGTGAGCTCCTGCAATTTTCAGTTCAGCCACATCCACCTGAGAGCTGAAAGGACTGTGGGGTTTTGGCTCATTTCTATATCCAGAAAACAAGCCCTGCTAATGAGTAAATTAGGTCAGCCATCATCTGTGCTCTTACTTTCTTCATGCCTTGCCTTGCTTTGACAACAAAGACACCGGAACTTGTGCAGGGCCCCACTTATGTCAAGGGGATGTCTCTGAGATTTTGGGATGTGCTCATCCATTTACAGCAACTTCCTTACTACCTCCATCAAAGCTTGACAGCATTTCATTCTGAAGAACAGATCTCCTCCCTGTTCTACCATGACAAGATAAAACTCACATTTTAACCATGTGGATATTTTAGGACAAGTTCTTTGCAAGTAAATTACTTGAAATTATCTTGATTTAAACAATGCAGCCCTACTCCTTATTCCTATATATGAGCTCTGAACCATCTGGTTT comes from the Pithys albifrons albifrons isolate INPA30051 chromosome 8, PitAlb_v1, whole genome shotgun sequence genome and includes:
- the MFSD6 gene encoding major facilitator superfamily domain-containing protein 6 isoform X1, translating into MAADDKVAILTDDEEEQKRKYVLADPFNGVAKDQDLPPNNESPSTEATTVPDEELDWLEKHCVKINNDLLISKVFYFFFYSAYGSLYPLLPVYYKQLGMSPSQSGLLVGIRYFIEFCSAPFWGVVADRFKKGKIVLLFSLLCWVLFNLGIGFVRPATLRCIPKGLPPAHPTNSSSLLTTASQNASVSSLLTTVSTTSPKVRGKRDLLTSSPVTLETTGTANAEITFLLPTQSSDVDFILENSTHLIVKNATTSPASPGNATPSTTPASISTKPMPSDQAVLVYDQQEVEAIFLLILLVVIIGEFFSASSVTIVDTITLQYLGKHRDRYGLQRMWGSLGWGLAMLSVGIGIDYTHSEVAIEGQGCKAPEYKNYRIVFIVFGVLMTMALIVATQFRFHYTHFKQDENKTKEVEISQVDRNASNESSDNTPTSTSQSQSFSFWDLIKLLCSIQYGSVLFVAWFMGFGYGFVFTFLYWHLEDLNGTTTLFGVCSVLSHVSELTAYFFSHKLIELVGHIRVLYIGLACNTARYIYISYLENAWTVLPMEVLQGVTHAAIWAACISYLSAAVPPELRTSAQGILQGLHLGLGRGCGAMVGGVLVNYFGPAATFRGIGMACLVILLLFALIQWLLVPDEEEEKTMLAERIPVPSSPVPIATIDLVQQQSEDTMPRTEPRLPVKKTKHQEEQEDVNKPAWGISSSPWVTLAYAVYQIKEMVKLSKTNPASENQPLQKINDNCSASSASSARQPQNLTDSGQSRNCSAPTPTATSDSQVDGNRVVSDHDAQPAAAGP
- the MFSD6 gene encoding major facilitator superfamily domain-containing protein 6 isoform X2 gives rise to the protein MAADDKVAILTDDEEEQKRKYVLADPFNGVAKDQDLPPNNESPSTEATTVPDEELDWLEKHCVKINNDLLISKVFYFFFYSAYGSLYPLLPVYYKQLGMSPSQSGLLVGIRYFIEFCSAPFWGVVADRFKKGKIVLLFSLLCWVLFNLGIGFVRPATLRCIPKGLPPAHPTNSSSLLTTASQNASVSSLLTTVSTTSPKVRGKRDLLTSSPVTLETTGTANAEITFLLPTQSSDVDFILENSTHLIVKNATTSPASPGNATPSTTPASISTKPMPSDQAVLVYDQQEVEAIFLLILLVVIIGEFFSASSVTIVDTITLQYLGKHRDRYGLQRMWGSLGWGLAMLSVGIGIDYTHSEVAIEGQGCKAPEYKNYRIVFIVFGVLMTMALIVATQFRFHYTHFKQDENKTKEVEISQVDRNASNESSDNTPTSTSQSQSFSFWDLIKLLCSIQYGSVLFVAWFMGFGYGFVFTFLYWHLEDLNGTTTLFGVCSVLSHVSELTAYFFSHKLIELVGHIRVLYIGLACNTARYIYISYLENAWTVLPMEVLQGVTHAAIWAACISYLSAAVPPELRTSAQGILQGLHLGLGRGCGAMVGGVLVNYFGPAATFRGIGMACLVILLLFALIQWLLVPDEEEEKTMLAERIPVPSSPVPIATIDLVQQQSEDTMPRTEPRLPVKKTKHQEEQEDVNKPAWGISSSPWVTLAYAVYQIKEMVKLSKTNPASENQPLQLGKEMEENQ